One window of the Psilocybe cubensis strain MGC-MH-2018 chromosome 12, whole genome shotgun sequence genome contains the following:
- a CDS encoding Isonitrile hydratase, giving the protein MSSIIQLPPSARPADSVPLKYGIIVHSGFQALDVFGPLDALNALSLCYPLQLFIIAETLDPVSTKPPGSLGNPTSNFAQSIVPTHTFDTVPALDVLIVPGGVGNRIPEVVARAIEYIADVYPSLQFLLTVCTGSRLVAEAGVLDGRKATTNKAAWARTIAYRPQVNWVPHARWVVDGNIWTASGVSAGIDLIFAYIGEVYGEEVATLLSNFMEYERHQDSTWDPYAELYSL; this is encoded by the coding sequence ATGTCTTCTATTATTCAACTTCCTCCCTCCGCACGCCCTGCAGATTCCGTTCCATTGAAATATGGGATCATCGTACACAGTGGTTTCCAAGCGCTCGACGTCTTCGGCCCTTTGGATGCGTTGAACGCGCTATCACTTTGTTACCCTCTGCAACTCTTTATAATTGCCGAAACACTGGATCCGGTCTCGACAAAGCCACCAGGATCCCTTGGTAATCCGACTTCCAATTTTGCGCAATCTATCGTCCCTACGCATACCTTCGACACTGTTCCGGCACTCGATGTCCTGATTGTGCCAGGAGGAGTTGGCAATAGAATACCTGAAGTCGTTGCACGGGCCATAGAATACATCGCGGATGTATACCCATCTCTTCAATTTTTGTTGACGGTGTGTACTGGATCCAGGTTGGTGGCGGAGGCTGGGGTATTAGATGGGCGAAAGGCAACGACCAATAAAGCAGCCTGGGCGCGCACTATTGCTTATAGACCCCAGGTCAATTGGGTGCCACACGCTCGGTGGGTCGTGGACGGAAACATTTGGACAGCATCCGGCGTCAGTGCAGGCATCGATCTAATCTTCGCATACATCGGTGAAGTCTACGGAGAAGAGGTGGCTACTTTATTATCAAATTTCATGGAATATGAGAGACATCAAGACTCGACTTGGGATCCGTATGCAGAACTGTATTCATTGTAG